In the Nitrospirales bacterium LBB_01 genome, one interval contains:
- a CDS encoding cyclic nucleotide-binding domain-containing protein, whose protein sequence is METETFFGTYLVRRNLISEKDMLEALKCQSQETPSFIDMATRLSFLNMKEVYEILNLHAMSDYSFEEIAQRKGFLTAEQVDMITREREKLRPPIGEILVLQNKITKEVMPKELDKYHDIKSRYHDISEMLKSVKMFHEIPEHILDTLAYIGEKVTCRPYDRIVAQNEEADCFYAVVSGSLKVTKDSPDNPDKEFFLYKITKNDVFGVSSIFESQRRMANVTSEELTTLLKFDREQFLQFLKDYPKASYHILMFIIRRLLHRLRAASEELAMQMQAQETDSDSTLNDVV, encoded by the coding sequence TTGGAAACAGAGACTTTTTTTGGGACATATTTAGTCAGACGAAACCTTATATCTGAAAAAGATATGCTTGAGGCGCTTAAGTGTCAGAGTCAAGAAACCCCGTCTTTTATTGATATGGCAACAAGGCTATCATTCCTTAACATGAAAGAAGTGTATGAGATACTTAACCTCCACGCTATGTCTGACTACTCATTTGAAGAAATCGCTCAAAGAAAAGGCTTTCTTACCGCTGAGCAGGTTGACATGATAACCAGAGAGAGGGAAAAGCTAAGACCGCCTATTGGTGAAATCCTTGTTTTACAAAATAAAATTACCAAAGAGGTAATGCCAAAGGAGCTTGACAAGTATCACGATATAAAGTCCCGGTATCACGATATAAGTGAGATGTTAAAAAGTGTAAAAATGTTTCATGAGATTCCAGAGCATATTTTAGATACGCTGGCTTACATTGGCGAAAAAGTCACATGCCGCCCGTATGACCGCATAGTGGCTCAGAATGAAGAGGCTGATTGTTTCTACGCTGTGGTTTCAGGTTCGCTTAAGGTAACCAAAGACTCGCCTGACAACCCTGACAAGGAGTTTTTCCTCTACAAAATAACCAAAAATGACGTCTTTGGCGTCTCTTCAATATTTGAATCACAACGACGCATGGCAAATGTGACCAGTGAAGAGTTGACCACACTCCTGAAATTTGACAGAGAGCAATTTCTGCAATTTCTGAAAGACTACCCCAAAGCCTCCTACCATATTCTCATGTTTATAATTAGACGGCTGCTTCATCGTCTTCGTGCCGCATCAGAGGAACTTGCAATGCAAATGCAAGCTCAGGAAACAGACTCAGACAGCACGTTAAATGATGTGGTTTAG
- a CDS encoding acetyl-CoA carboxylase carboxyltransferase subunit beta, with product MPWFKKPIDTQTHRKVKIPEGLWVKCTLCKEIIYRKEFEKNLKICPKCNYHFRIGARERIALTADTNSFEEMDSHLTPNDPLEFKDTVAYMGRIKASEKKSSLKEAVVTGRAAINRQPVVLAIMDFSFMGGSMGSVVGEKIVRAAERSITEKLPLIVFTSSGGARMQEGIYSLMQMAKVSSVIAVLKEELIPYITVLTDPTFGGVSASFAMLGDIIIAEPRSLIGFAGARVIQQTINRQLPEDFQQAEFLLKNGLIDKVVHRRDLKTTLSNIVRILTSNVPDVLR from the coding sequence ATGCCGTGGTTTAAAAAACCAATAGATACACAGACACACAGAAAGGTGAAAATTCCTGAGGGACTGTGGGTTAAGTGTACGCTTTGTAAGGAGATAATCTACCGCAAAGAGTTTGAAAAGAACTTAAAAATCTGTCCCAAGTGTAACTATCATTTCCGTATAGGAGCCAGAGAGAGGATAGCTCTGACAGCAGACACTAACAGCTTTGAAGAGATGGACTCACACCTCACACCTAATGATCCGCTTGAGTTTAAAGATACGGTTGCGTATATGGGACGCATAAAAGCCAGTGAAAAGAAAAGCAGTCTTAAAGAGGCAGTAGTGACAGGCAGGGCTGCTATAAACCGTCAGCCTGTGGTGCTGGCCATTATGGATTTCTCCTTCATGGGCGGCAGTATGGGCTCTGTGGTTGGAGAGAAAATTGTAAGGGCAGCGGAGAGGTCTATCACTGAGAAGTTACCTCTCATTGTGTTTACATCGTCAGGCGGGGCGCGGATGCAGGAGGGGATTTACTCACTTATGCAAATGGCTAAGGTAAGCTCAGTGATAGCTGTCTTAAAAGAAGAGCTTATACCGTACATAACTGTCTTAACCGATCCCACCTTTGGAGGGGTAAGCGCAAGTTTTGCCATGCTTGGCGATATAATCATAGCCGAACCGCGCAGCCTTATAGGTTTTGCCGGAGCAAGAGTAATCCAGCAAACCATTAACCGCCAATTGCCGGAGGATTTTCAACAGGCGGAATTTCTGCTCAAAAACGGACTAATTGATAAGGTTGTCCACAGACGTGATTTAAAGACCACTCTTTCCAACATAGTCCGAATTCTGACCTCTAATGTGCCTGATGTACTACGCTAA
- a CDS encoding diguanylate cyclase produces the protein MDEREKTKEDLLRELEELKDNLFYYEEKARKCKECEANLKETETRFMLMADSAPVFIWMSEADGKRSYFNKVWLDYTGRTIEEESGNSWINNIHDDDRDKFEEFYKSHLELKEAYKIEYRLRRKDGVYRWILETGTPRHCINSEFNGFIGSAVGITERKEAEERLHYIAHHDMLTGLPNRMLFFDRLNNFIEQAKRYNHMLALLFLDLNRFKAVNDLYGHHIGDMLLKETAHRINDCIRKSDTLARMGGDEFNIILSRIAGKQDPTSVALKIIESLTKPFLIEGHECSVGTSIGISIYPLNASEAAVLIKKADEAMYKAKEKRTSAYEFCSG, from the coding sequence ATGGATGAGCGGGAGAAAACAAAAGAAGACTTATTACGCGAGCTTGAAGAGCTTAAGGACAATCTGTTTTATTATGAGGAAAAGGCGCGTAAGTGTAAGGAGTGTGAGGCTAACCTAAAGGAGACTGAGACAAGGTTTATGCTGATGGCAGACTCTGCGCCGGTTTTTATATGGATGTCTGAGGCTGACGGCAAACGCAGTTATTTTAACAAAGTGTGGCTTGATTACACTGGGCGAACGATTGAAGAGGAATCTGGCAATAGCTGGATTAACAACATTCACGATGATGATAGAGATAAATTTGAAGAGTTTTACAAAAGCCACCTGGAGCTTAAGGAGGCTTATAAGATTGAGTACCGGTTAAGACGGAAAGATGGTGTTTACCGCTGGATACTTGAAACAGGCACTCCTCGTCATTGTATTAATAGTGAGTTTAACGGCTTTATCGGCTCAGCAGTAGGGATTACGGAAAGGAAGGAGGCCGAGGAGCGTCTTCATTACATAGCTCACCACGATATGCTTACCGGATTACCAAACAGAATGCTTTTCTTTGACAGGCTTAATAATTTCATAGAACAGGCCAAGCGGTATAACCACATGTTGGCACTGCTTTTTCTTGACCTTAACCGCTTCAAAGCTGTAAATGACCTCTATGGTCATCACATCGGAGATATGCTTCTTAAGGAGACGGCACATCGCATCAACGATTGCATTAGAAAGTCAGACACATTGGCACGCATGGGCGGAGATGAGTTCAATATCATACTGTCACGAATAGCCGGCAAGCAAGATCCCACATCTGTCGCCTTAAAAATCATAGAGTCTCTGACAAAACCCTTTCTTATCGAGGGGCATGAGTGCTCTGTAGGAACCAGTATCGGAATCAGCATTTATCCACTTAATGCCTCAGAAGCCGCAGTGTTAATCAAAAAGGCTGACGAGGCCATGTACAAGGCTAAAGAGAAGAGAACCAGTGCTTATGAGTTCTGTAGTGGGTAA
- a CDS encoding tryptophan synthase subunit alpha, with amino-acid sequence MEQTTKIGRRFESILKEGKKAFIPYIMAGCPSLEKTEEWVLNFSRLGCDIVELGVPFSDPLADGPTIQAAADIAIKNGVNLRKVLALVKGLREKTDVEIVLMTYFNPVFKYGMEHFILDAVQCGVDGVIIPDLPPDEEPGFRGLALKNNLDTIFLLAPTSTDDRIQLVAEASRGFIYYVSLTGITGSTITIGAELKGMVEKIKRISGKPVAVGFGIKSPEDAKEIAHHADGVIVGSSIVSGMLNDEKALTDYIISLRQAI; translated from the coding sequence ATGGAACAGACAACAAAAATAGGTCGTAGATTTGAATCCATCTTAAAGGAAGGGAAAAAAGCGTTTATCCCTTACATAATGGCAGGGTGCCCTTCTTTGGAAAAAACAGAGGAGTGGGTTTTAAACTTTTCTCGTCTTGGGTGTGATATTGTTGAGTTGGGAGTGCCTTTTTCTGACCCTCTTGCCGATGGCCCTACAATTCAAGCTGCTGCGGATATTGCCATTAAAAATGGAGTTAACCTTAGAAAAGTGCTTGCTCTTGTTAAAGGGCTTAGAGAAAAAACAGATGTTGAAATAGTACTTATGACGTACTTTAACCCAGTGTTTAAGTACGGGATGGAGCACTTTATCCTTGATGCGGTGCAGTGTGGCGTGGATGGCGTGATAATTCCCGATCTGCCGCCCGATGAGGAGCCTGGCTTTAGAGGGCTTGCGTTAAAAAATAACCTTGATACTATATTTCTCCTTGCTCCCACCTCTACTGATGACAGAATACAGCTTGTCGCAGAGGCCTCACGCGGGTTTATATACTACGTGTCCCTGACAGGCATTACCGGTTCAACCATTACCATAGGGGCTGAGCTTAAGGGCATGGTTGAAAAGATAAAGCGAATTTCCGGTAAACCTGTAGCCGTAGGGTTTGGTATAAAGTCTCCGGAGGATGCCAAAGAGATAGCGCATCATGCTGATGGAGTAATAGTGGGAAGCTCTATTGTTTCAGGTATGCTTAATGATGAGAAAGCCCTCACGGATTATATAATCAGTCTTAGACAGGCTATATAG